The nucleotide window ATTAAAGTCTCCTCCTATGCACCAAGGGAGATTCCACTTATCATAAGCTTGAGATAACTCTCCCCAGAAAGAATCCTGCAAGGCGGGACAGTTTGGACCATAAACCCTTGAGAAAAGCCATTAAAATCCCTAGGATATCTCCTTAAAAACAACATTAACAGAGAAAGAACCCACCCAACTATCCACCTTCTGCCAAACCGACAGGTCCCACATTACAAGGATTCCTCCTGAAGAACCGACAACATCCAAGGCGATCCATTTGGAATTTTTACAACTCCAAACAGAACGAATAACAGATCTATCTATGGACTGTAACTTAGAGTCCTGAAGAACTATAAGCCTAGCTTTGGAACGGAAACAAGCATTTCTGACTTAGGCTCTTTTATGAGGGCAGCCCAGCCCCCTCACATTCCAAGGATCTTCATTGAGGAACTAGGCTAGCCCCTCTTCCTTTCCTCTCCCCTCTTGGATAGCCTATGATAAACCTTGAGAGGTCATCCCAAGATTGACGAGTTCCCTATTGCCTTTAAGATTGAGGAGTTCCCTATTACCTTTAAGAGAATTTGGAGAGTTCCTAAGGGGAGCAAGAATGTAAGATGGAAGACCCCTCTGAGCCACCAAATGAAAGAGGGCTATATATTCCTTATCCTTGTTCCCAAAGACTACTCCCAACAGTCTACCAACACAGCGAGCAGCATCCCTCACCCATCTTTTCTTGACATGCATGAATTAACAAAAGGTTAAACAATCGAAGGAAGATAATGAAAATTTTGCGGCTTAATAGCTCTACCAATAGATAAATGATCAAATACAGCATCTGTTTGTGAATTTCACTACAGCTTTTTCTTTCCAGTGATGTGTTACATGTGTAAAATATCCACTCTGTGCaataggtgggtctcaccatgatgatcacctggtaaaaataaaatcaggctgatccactcaaTGAGCGCAATGGAATGCCACTCGTTGTACCGGTGTGTCCCAAGCACTTAGTTGATCGACCTGATTTTCACACCAAGTGAAcaatgtggtgtggcctaccttttgCACAGAGAGAATATTCTACAAATGTTACATGTTGGCAGGGATGGTTGTATGTGAAATTGTGTACTTCCACTTAAGAGACTATTTCTCATCACTTCTCTCGTCTTAGAAACATAATCTTTTAACACGactggttgttttttttttcattcacttTAACTGTAGCATTGGTCATTCTTCTTTGCATCATTtttcttatttcatttttttagaatatgCGTGGTATGTAGTAGATGTGGTCATTAAGATGCATTGATTCAAGTGATTCTAGTTTTTGCAACTTCTGAATTATCTCAATTGTAGATTGGGATGGCATTCTTGTCCTCGGTATCGGAGGGAATGAACTAGTCCTTGTAACTGTCCTTAAAAGCATATTGTCTGCTCTTTGTGCCTAGAACTCTTGGGTTAGCTACAGATATGATTAGCAGTAGAACTTTGTTTGTTCCATTATTGCTATTTATTGTTCTCTGATTCTTTAGCAGCTACTAATCGCAGTCATCTTTCCTCTGGGGATATCTAATGTCTCCAATAGTTGGGGGTGTGCTGGTGGATTACTATGGTGGTAAGCTAGTCATGGCATGGGGTGTGGCGCTATGGTCAGTAGCCACTTTTCTTACACCTTGGGCTGCAGAAAATTCTCTATGTGCTCTACTTGCCATGAGAGTTCTGCTTGGTATTGCAGAGGGCGTGGCACTTCCTAGCATGAACAACATGGTATCAAGGTACCAGACTATCTCAAACTTCCTATCATGGAGATTTTGCCATATATTAAATGGCTCAAGTTGTTCCAATCATGGTTGCTCTTTAAAGATTTTTGCAACTCCAACGAAGGAGTTGCTGGGCTAAGAATTTGAAGTTGTTTGAACTGGCTTTTCTTATAGATGGTTTCCTCGAACGGAACGATCCAGAGCTGTTGGAATTGCAATGGCTGGATTTAACCTTGGGAGTGCAATTGGACTTCTACTTTCTCCTATCATCATGGCACAGGCTGGAATATTTGGACCATTTGTAATATTTGGATTGTCTGGATTTCTCTGGGTTTTGGTATGGCTTTCTGCAACATCGAGTACACCAGACCGTCATCCTCAAATATCAAAGTATGAGTTGGACTATATTCTAAGTGAGAGAAAGAAGCCGTTAATGCCAACCACAAGCAAGAAACCAGAGAGAACCAGAGTACTCCCCCCCTTCAGGCTTCTCCTTTCTAAGATGCCTACGTGGGCCCTAATTTCTGCGAATGCTATGCACAGCTGGGTAATGTCAACAAATCTCTCTTGGTACTGAAGTCAAGCTGTTAAAGTACTTGGTTTCTTCTACCGGTTATCTTGTTCTGCTTGGAGATCAATGGACAGCTCATCTTTTATTTCATCTGCAGGGATACTTCGTTATTCTTTCATGGATGCCCATTTACTTCAACATGGTAAAGTTTAGCTGTGCATGCAAATGTGTACTTTGTGCAGCAATTAACTATTTAACTACATACACTTAAGCTCTCCATCAATTGAAGTTATTAACTTTGAAACAGATGTATCGGGTGGACCTCAGAAGGGCAGCATGGTTCAGTGCAGTTCCCTGGGCTATGATGGCAGTTTTAGGATATGTTGCAGGCGTTGCTTCCGACATGTTGATTAGGAAGGGTTCAAGTGTTACATTCACCCGCAAAGTCATGCAGGTAGATTCTGAGTATTAATTGATGTTCTATTTTCTGTAAAAAGGCATTAAATTGTATATCAGGTTTCTATTCCAAATGTTCTACAATATACAATCCAATAtggattcttttctttttcctttgaaTTGACTGTTTATCCATTGGGGTAAAAAGATATATTTAGATATACCCCGATGCTTAAAAAGTAGGTAATGGATATGTGGTACATCTGTGTATGGTACTTCAGTGTTAAGTTTGAAAATCGTGCtcatcaaggtgttccaaaatagtagcggtggctgtaacagccaccactgttaccattatgatacaggccgtaacggcctttacggccacccgtatcagccgttacagtccttttttatttgaaaaaactgttacggGGCAGTTACGGGGCATTTACGGcctgttttttctgtaacggACGTTACGGCTGTTTCAACCCCGTAACAGTTATgaccattaccattacgtaaccaattttgaataccttggtacTCATGCTGTCTGCATCCTGTATCCCTGCCCATATATTGGTATCATAGTTTAGGGCTCGGAGAGTGCATTCTCTGTGCTATTAACTAAAGAAGAATCCTGTGGACTGCACGCGGGAGTGATTGTAGAGTGAATCAATgcttaaataaataagaaaagaaaaggaaaaaagagattaAAGAGGTGAACCGTGGGATATGTACCAACATGGCAGACATCTGTTGCAACCAGCCGAATCATTAGGTTGGGCCAACCCTTGCACATATTTGGCGAATCCAGTCATGAGTTGGGCCATAGTCCATGTGAGGAAAATGAACGGTTAAGAAAAGCACCGAACATGGCCATCTAAACCACTTCATGAGTTGACATCCCTGGTTTTTGGGTCAGGGTCACCGGCTGGTACATTGCCTATGCTATGCTGGCATGTCTGTTGTGATTCACCTCTTCAACCTATTGTTGTGCGAGTCTTATGGAATCCTGGCGTCTGCATACTTGACTGCAAAGAAACAGTTTGTAAAGGGCATCCTTTCGATAAATGGGAGGTAATGTCATTGTGTGCTTGTGATTTACATTGCAAAGCTTGTTTACATACTCTTTAGTTGCAAGTGGTGATGCATGGCATCTTATTATGTACAAGTTTTAATGTGGTTGTCTCAAGGAAGTCAGATGTTTCGGATTTCTTACGTGGAAATGTTGAACCTAAGACTACACGAGCACTCCCATTGATATCTAGCATGGATCTCAAATCTTTCTATCTAGATGAGTTAGGCATTATAAATCTAACCTGTGTTGCAGAACAGTGGTGGCATGCTTTTGTGTCTACAAGCTTATCTTAGTATaaacacctcatcatcatccatgctTCCTGCTGCTATTATTATTTGCCATGAACCTTTCAAAAGAGGGCGCCGCGCAACTTATTGTTGTTTTCTTGGAATTTGATGCACCTTGTAGTCTGTTTTGCCcctaagagggggggggggggacttaCCCCAATTAACAACAAGCTGATTTTCTATATTTAGACAAACATAATGATCGCATTAAGTGATAGATACAACAAGCTGATATTCTATATTTAGACCAACATTATGATTGCATTAAGCGATGGATACAaacaaaataatgaaaataaccacatgcacacacacataccCCTCAAACCTTTTAATGACATGAGG belongs to Magnolia sinica isolate HGM2019 chromosome 8, MsV1, whole genome shotgun sequence and includes:
- the LOC131252642 gene encoding probable anion transporter 3, chloroplastic isoform X2, yielding MSPIVGGVLVDYYGGKLVMAWGVALWSVATFLTPWAAENSLCALLAMRVLLGIAEGVALPSMNNMVSRWFPRTERSRAVGIAMAGFNLGSAIGLLLSPIIMAQAGIFGPFVIFGLSGFLWVLVWLSATSSTPDRHPQISKYELDYILSERKKPLMPTTSKKPERTRVLPPFRLLLSKMPTWALISANAMHSWGYFVILSWMPIYFNMMYRVDLRRAAWFSAVPWAMMAVLGYVAGVASDMLIRKGSSVTFTRKVMQSIGFLGPGFALLGLNAATNPSIASAWLTVAVGLSSFSHAGFLVNLQEIAPQYAGVIHGMSNTAGTLSAIMGTIGAGFFVERMGSFRGYLMFTALLYFISALFWNIFATGERVNFDESGQ
- the LOC131252642 gene encoding probable anion transporter 3, chloroplastic isoform X3 — encoded protein: MAWGVALWSVATFLTPWAAENSLCALLAMRVLLGIAEGVALPSMNNMVSRWFPRTERSRAVGIAMAGFNLGSAIGLLLSPIIMAQAGIFGPFVIFGLSGFLWVLVWLSATSSTPDRHPQISKYELDYILSERKKPLMPTTSKKPERTRVLPPFRLLLSKMPTWALISANAMHSWGYFVILSWMPIYFNMMYRVDLRRAAWFSAVPWAMMAVLGYVAGVASDMLIRKGSSVTFTRKVMQSIGFLGPGFALLGLNAATNPSIASAWLTVAVGLSSFSHAGFLVNLQEIAPQYAGVIHGMSNTAGTLSAIMGTIGAGFFVERMGSFRGYLMFTALLYFISALFWNIFATGERVNFDESGQ